The genomic DNA CTTTACTTCTTACGATATAAGACCAAAGTATTCTAAGTTAAATACTAGTAAGGTAGAGGAACTTTTAGGAATAAAAATCCCTAGCTGGAAGAGTCGAATAGATGAGTATCTAAATGTTGGTAAAACCTATTTAGTAACAGGTGGAGCAGGATTTATAGGTGCTAACTTTGTTAAATATATGTTAGAGAAATATGCAGATATAAAGTTAGTTGTTTTAGATAAACTAACGTATGCAGGAAATTTAGGAACAATAAGAGAGGAGTTAAAAGACTCTAGAATTTCTTTTGTAAAGGGAGATATTTGTAATAGAGAGCTAGTTGAAAATATCTTTATGCAACATGATATTGATTATGTTGTAAACTTTGCAGCAGAAAGTCATGTGGACCGTAGTATAGAAAACCCTCAGATATTTTTAGAGACAAATATACTTGGAACACAAAACCTAATGGAAGTTGCTAAAAACTTCTGGACTATTGGAAAAGATTCTAATGGTTATCCAATTTATAAAGAGGGAAAGAAATTCCATCATGTTTCAACAGATGAGGTATATGGAAGTTTAAGCAAGGATTTCGATATTCCAAAAGAATTAATTTTAGACGAAGCAGTGAGGAAGATTGCAACTGGTAGAAAAAACCTTCAAACTTATGGAGAAAAGATGTTTACAGAGTCTACTCCATTGGATCCAAGAAGTCCATATTCAGCATCTAAAACAGCATCTGATATGATAGTGATGTCTTATGGAGAAACGTATAAGTTTCCGTTTAATATAACAAGATGCTCTAATAACTATGGGCCTTACCATTTTCCAGAAAAGCTTATTCCGTTAATTATTAAAAATATTTTAGCTGGAAAAAAGTTACCAGTATATGGAAAAGGGGATAATGTTCGTGACTGGCTATATGTAATGGATCACTGTAAAGGAATAGATATGGTAATATCTAAAGTTGAAGCCCATGAAATCTACAACATTGGTGGATTTAATGAGGAGCAAAATATCAATATAGTGAAACTTACTATAGATACAATAGCTAGAATAATGAAAGAGGAGCCAAAGTATCAATCAGTTTTAAGTACAGATTTATCCAATATAAATTATGATTTAATAACTTATGTTCAAGATAGATTGGGACATGATAGTCGTTATGCCATTGATCCAACTAAGATAGTAACAGAACTTGGGTGGTACCCAGAAACTCCTTTCACAGAGGGAATCGAAAAAACAATTAGATGGTATTTAGATAACCAAGAGTGGGTAGCAGAAGTTACCACTGGAGATTATCAAGGGTATTATGATAAAATATATAAAGAAAGATAGAAAATAATTAGTAAATTTTATAAATTAAAAAGGAGAGGATTATGAAAAAAGTAACTAAAGCAGTTATACCTGCAGCAGGATTAGGAACAAGAGTGCTACCTGCAACAAAGGCACAACCTAAGGAGATGTTGGTCATTGTTGATAAACCTTCGCTTCAATACATTGTTGAAGAGCTTGTGGAATCAGGGATTGAAGACATATTAATAGTGACTGGAAGAAATAAAAATTCTATAGAAGATCACTTTGATCACTCTTTTGAGCTAGAAAATACTTTGGCAAAACATGGAAAAGATGAACTACTAGAAAAAGTAGAGACTATTCATGGAATGGCAAATATATATTATGTTAGACAAAACCATCCATTAGGATTAGGTCACGCTATATTAAAGGCAAAATCTTTTATAGGAGATGATCCGTTTGTTATAGCTCTTGGAGATGATAT from Candidatus Cetobacterium colombiensis includes the following:
- a CDS encoding dTDP-glucose 4,6-dehydratase, giving the protein MDEYLNVGKTYLVTGGAGFIGANFVKYMLEKYADIKLVVLDKLTYAGNLGTIREELKDSRISFVKGDICNRELVENIFMQHDIDYVVNFAAESHVDRSIENPQIFLETNILGTQNLMEVAKNFWTIGKDSNGYPIYKEGKKFHHVSTDEVYGSLSKDFDIPKELILDEAVRKIATGRKNLQTYGEKMFTESTPLDPRSPYSASKTASDMIVMSYGETYKFPFNITRCSNNYGPYHFPEKLIPLIIKNILAGKKLPVYGKGDNVRDWLYVMDHCKGIDMVISKVEAHEIYNIGGFNEEQNINIVKLTIDTIARIMKEEPKYQSVLSTDLSNINYDLITYVQDRLGHDSRYAIDPTKIVTELGWYPETPFTEGIEKTIRWYLDNQEWVAEVTTGDYQGYYDKIYKER